A stretch of DNA from Bacillus sp. Marseille-Q1617:
GGTCCGTCCCCGATGATTTTCCCATGCTCATAATTGACTTTCGCATTGCGGATGTAGGCTCCGGCGTTGAAGAAGCCTTCGTTGAAGTGAGCGGCGTACGCTCCGTTCGTCGTTTCCAAATGTATGTAGACATCCTGACGGGCAAATTGATTGATCAATCCTTGCGCATCAGCGATCTTGATCGGTTCCATTCCATTTCCTCCTTGAGTACAGAAATGACTCTTACGTATTATGTTCCATTTTACTAAAGTTTTTCCGTGAATGCGAAAAGTCTGTTTGTGAGGGGGCGGCGGTTTGAGGTGGGAAGGTGAGGCGGGATCGAAGTAGCTGTTCGTCATTTTAAAAAGTTTTTTCAATTTTTCCTTTGTTTTTCAGTGAGTTATTTCTATTTACTGAGGAAAATGATCATTTTAATAAAAATTCTTAACTAAGAATGCTTTGAAAACAGACGATGAGAAGGGAATATTAATTTAGTAATATTAATTGCGCCACTTTAGAGTTAATTGCGCCGGTTATTTATTAATTGCGCTACTTTCAAAATTATTGCGCCATAATCCAATTAATTGCGCAACTTGTCGAAAAATCTTTATCAACTAATTCATCATTCCGGCCATTACACATAAAAAAGTGCCAGGCACAAATCATCCAATCTGTGCCTGGCACCCGAATACTGCAAATTCAATATTATTTTTCTACACGATTATAAGCTCCGTGCATAACCGGGCCTACATATTCGTTCAATTTAAAACCGTGCTTGATCGCTGCTGTAACGAATTTCTTCGCGTTTTGAACGGCTTCCTTCACATCCTGACCGTTCGCAAGGTTGGATGTAATGGCAGCGGCGAAGGTACAGCCTGCGCCGTGGTTGTAAGACGTGTCCACTTTTTCTTCTTCCAACAGAGTGAATTCGCTGCCATCGTAGAAGAGGTCAAGGGCTTTGTCATGTTCCAGCTGCTTGCCGCCTTTGATGATAACGTTCTTCGCTCCGAGGTCATGGATTTTCTTTGCGGCTTCCTTCATACCGTCAACCGTTTTGATCGGACCGGTTTGGGCCAGCTGACCTGCTTCAAACAGGTTCGGCGTCACAACGGTCGCGCGCTGAAGGAGGTGCTCTCTCATGGCATCCGTGGTTTCAGGGTTCAACACTTCGTCTTCCCCTTTACACACCATAACCGGGTCGATCACGACTTTATCCAAGCCGAATTGATCGATTTTTTTAGCAGCAAGCTCGATGATTTCGACCGTGCCGAGCATCCCTGTTTTCATTGCGTCGATTCCGACGGACAGCACCGTCTCCAACTGAGCTTCCAGTGTATCGATTGAAAGCGGATGGACATTGTGGTGCCAGTGGTTATTAGGGTCCATCGTGACGACTGTCGTCAGGGCGGTCATTCCGTATACTCCGTGCTCCTGGAATGTTTTCAGGTCTGCCTGGATACCTGCTCCGCCACTCGTATCGGATCCTGCGATCGTTAGGGTCTTTTTCAATGTCATGGGTGATTACCTCCTAGTGTCGTGTCCATTTTTTGTCTGAATAAAGGATATAATACTGCCGGCGTAATTACAAATGTTCTTTCTTTTCGTAAAAAGAAGGCCCGTCCCGCGCTGCTTTAACGCGTCGCGGGACGGGCCTTCCACTCAAATGATTAGAACGGGCTTGGGTTGTTGGCTTTTGCTTCTTTGCTGGCGACGATGACCAGTTTGCCTTTGTCGAGTTCTTCTTCGTAGGTGTCTGCTTCCGTCCGGTTCATGCCGACTGCTTTCATCTTGTCTCGAAGCTCGTCTCCGCGGCTTTTGAACAGATTACCCATGCTCTCGATCATTCCCTGTTCTTTCACACCGATGGATTCGGTGCCTGTGCCTTCAGTGATGTCTTCTGAACGATGTTTGTCGTGTGCAAAGACATAAATATCTTCTTTCGTGTAGCCTTCTGCTGTTAACGTCTCGATTTTTGTTTTTGCTCCTACTACATTTTCAACGACTTCTACTTTATACATACATTCTCAACCTCCTGAAAATTGTTTTTCCAACACCGCAGTTTATTTCTGTGGAAGACTTCGCTTTCCGCGGGTGCCCCGTGAGCCTCCTTGCAAATCCTATAGGGTGTTTAACTGTCCAGCTGCAGGGCTTAGAGGCACATGTCATAAGCCAAACCGACCAAGAAGGCAAAAAACGCCTTCGTGGCCGTTTCGTCTTATGCCCCACGCCTCTGAGCAA
This window harbors:
- a CDS encoding YojF family protein: MEPIKIADAQGLINQFARQDVYIHLETTNGAYAAHFNEGFFNAGAYIRNAKVNYEHGKIIGDGPFRVGLKIEIGWIYAEGLTHYEMDEHGRLLMAGHGADGKLAVALEISPTPFN
- the pdxK gene encoding pyridoxine/pyridoxal/pyridoxamine kinase, yielding MTLKKTLTIAGSDTSGGAGIQADLKTFQEHGVYGMTALTTVVTMDPNNHWHHNVHPLSIDTLEAQLETVLSVGIDAMKTGMLGTVEIIELAAKKIDQFGLDKVVIDPVMVCKGEDEVLNPETTDAMREHLLQRATVVTPNLFEAGQLAQTGPIKTVDGMKEAAKKIHDLGAKNVIIKGGKQLEHDKALDLFYDGSEFTLLEEEKVDTSYNHGAGCTFAAAITSNLANGQDVKEAVQNAKKFVTAAIKHGFKLNEYVGPVMHGAYNRVEK
- a CDS encoding general stress protein: MYKVEVVENVVGAKTKIETLTAEGYTKEDIYVFAHDKHRSEDITEGTGTESIGVKEQGMIESMGNLFKSRGDELRDKMKAVGMNRTEADTYEEELDKGKLVIVASKEAKANNPSPF